The Theropithecus gelada isolate Dixy chromosome 11, Tgel_1.0, whole genome shotgun sequence genome includes a region encoding these proteins:
- the NPFF gene encoding pro-FMRFamide-related neuropeptide FF isoform X1 has translation MVLQPPTPCPWKPVPSPCDLHVQGICPSSFPDTPLAQEEDSEPLPPQNVQTSGSLLRYLLQAMERPGRSQAFLFQPQRFGRNTRGSWSNERLSPRAGEGLNSQFWSLAAPQRFGKK, from the exons ATGGTTCTGCAGCCTCCTACCCCTTGCCCCTGGAAGCCAGTCCCTTCCCCCTGTGACTTACATGTCCAGGGTATTTGCCCATCTTCCTTCCCTGATACCCCCTTGGCACAGGAGGAAGACAGTGAACCCCTCCCGCCACAGAATGTCCAGACCTCTGGGTCACTGTTGCGCTACCTGCTCCAGGCAATGGAGAGACCTGGCCGGAGCCAAGCCTTCCTGTTTCAGCCCCAGAG GTTTGGCAGAAATACCCGGGGATCCTGGAGCAATGAACGGCTGAGTCCCCGGGCTGGAGAGGGGCTGAATTCCCAGTTCTGGAGCCTGGCTGCCCCTCAACGCTTTGGGAAGAAGTGA
- the NPFF gene encoding pro-FMRFamide-related neuropeptide FF isoform X2: protein MDSRQAAALLVLLLLIDQGCAEGPGGQQDHQLPAEEDSEPLPPQNVQTSGSLLRYLLQAMERPGRSQAFLFQPQRFGRNTRGSWSNERLSPRAGEGLNSQFWSLAAPQRFGKK from the exons ATGGATTCTAGGCAGGCTGCTGCactgctggtgctgctgctgttAATAGACCAGGGCTGTGCTGAAGGGCCAGGAGGCCAGCAAGACCACCAGCTCCCCGCG GAGGAAGACAGTGAACCCCTCCCGCCACAGAATGTCCAGACCTCTGGGTCACTGTTGCGCTACCTGCTCCAGGCAATGGAGAGACCTGGCCGGAGCCAAGCCTTCCTGTTTCAGCCCCAGAG GTTTGGCAGAAATACCCGGGGATCCTGGAGCAATGAACGGCTGAGTCCCCGGGCTGGAGAGGGGCTGAATTCCCAGTTCTGGAGCCTGGCTGCCCCTCAACGCTTTGGGAAGAAGTGA